One Drechmeria coniospora strain ARSEF 6962 chromosome 01, whole genome shotgun sequence genomic region harbors:
- a CDS encoding putative adenylate cyclase-associated protein, 70K — protein MAAPNTMHNLSTLIKRLEAATSRLEDIATSTEIPRDMLALSHHDSLSSDAPAPPMAPPATGQAQLETLPESIEEFDLFLGSSLVKYRKLSSQLGGAVSQQAAEVLRGFQEQRKFLLITSMASKPDLPVYQSLLKPINESLIAVADLRENNRPDPMYTGLSAVADGIMMLAWVTVDNRPYKHVEECLSSAQFFGNRVLKEQKDKDPKQVEWIQSFYQIFRDLGDYIRRYYPSGITWNPTGSSAQKVAETLAFQGSSPAGTSAPPPPPPPPPPPPGPPPTLDIKAEAAPGTTTSGGFGAVFSDLNKGAAVTEGLRKVDKSQMTHKNPSLRASSSVSERESSARAKSPAPGKKPKPESMRAKKPAKMELEGNKWTIENYDKEAQPLEIEVSMTQSVLISRCNNTTIILKGKANQVTVENSTRLSLVIDSLVSTVDVVKAQNFALQVLGSIPTAMLDQVDGAQMYLSKDSTSTKLFASKSSGINLNVISGPDDDYKEVALPFQICSYFDEAKGDLVSEIVEHAG, from the exons GATATTGCTACCAGCACCGAGATACCCCGGGATATGCTTGCGCTGAGCCACCACGACTCCTTGTCGTCAGATGCCCCGGCCCCTCCGATGGCTCCGCCCGCCACCGGCCAGGCTCAACTGGAGACGCTTCCAGAATCCATTGAGGAGTTCGACCTCTTTCTCGGCTCGTCGTTGGTGAAGTACAGGAAGCTCAGCAGCCAGCTCGGAGGTGCCGTGTCCCAACAG GCAGCCGAGGTTCTCAGGGGTTTCCAGGAACAGCGCAAGTTCCTTCTCATCACGAGTATGGCTTCCAAGCCTGACTTGCCTGTATATCAGAGCCTTCTCAAACCGATAAACGAAAGCCTCATCGCCGTTGCCGATCTTAGGGAGAACAACCGACCCGACCCCATGTATACCGGCTTAAGCGCCGTCGCTGATGGCATCATGATGTTGGCGTGGGTCACCGTCGATAACCGGCCCTACAAGCATGTTGAGGAGTGCCTCAGCTCGGCCCAGTTCTTTGGAAACCGAGTGCTCAAGGAGCAAAAGGACAA GGACCCCAAACAAGTCGAATGGATACAGTCCTTTTACCAGATCTTTCGAGACCTCGGCGACTACATCAGGCGATACTACCCGTCTGGAATTACATGGAATCCCACCGGATCGTCAGCCCAAAAAGTTGCCGAGACACTTGCTTTCCAAGGTTCATCGCCGGCTGGAACCAGtgccccgccgccgccgccgccgccacctccacctccacctgGACCGCCGCCCACGCTCGACATCAAGGCGGAAGCCGCACCGGGTACCACCACGTCCGGAGGCTTCGGCGCTGTGTTCTCCGATTTGAACAAAGGCGCCGCCGTGACCGAAGGCCTGCGCAAGGTGGACAAGTCGCAGATGACGCACAAGAACCCGTCTCTTCGCGCAAGTTCGTCGGTGAGCGAGCGAGAGTCAAGTGCCCGAGCCAAGAGCCCGGCGCCAGGGAAGAAACCTAAACCAGAGAGCATGCGGGCCAAGAAGCCGGCCAAGATGGAGCTGGAGGGGAACAAATGGACCATC GAAAACTATGATAAGGAGGCGCAGCCGCTCGAAATTGAGGTTTCGATGACGCAGTCGGTGCTTATCAGCAGGTGTAACAACACGACCATCATACTCAAAGGCAAGGCGAACCAGGTTACCGTCGAGAACTCAACTCGGCTCTCCCTCGTCATCGATTCGCTTGTCTCGACGGTTGATGTCGTCAAGGCGCAGAACTTTGCGCTGCAAGTCCTTGGAAGCATCCCCACGGCCATGCTCGACCAAGTTGATGGTGCGCAAATGTATCTCAGCAAGGATAGCACCAGCACCAAACTGTTCGCCAGCAAGTCGTCTGGTATCAATCTGAACGTCATTTCcggccccgacgacgactacaAGGAGGTTGCGCTACCCTTCCAGATTTGCTCATATTTTGATGAGGCCAAGGGCGATCTGGTCAGCGAAATTGTGGAACATGCTGGATAA